The following nucleotide sequence is from Eschrichtius robustus isolate mEscRob2 chromosome 10, mEscRob2.pri, whole genome shotgun sequence.
ctaggaaaactggacagctacttgtaaaagaatgaaaatagaacattctctaacatgatatacaaaaataaactcaaactggactAAAGACCTACAtgcaagactggaaaccataaaactcctagaagaaaacataggcaggggcttaagaatctgcctgccaatgcaagggacacaggttcaagccctggcccgagaagatcccacatgccgcggagcaacttagcctgtgcgccacaactactgagcctgagctctagagcccgcaagccacaactactgagcccacatgccacaactactgaagcctgcgcacctagagcccgtgctccgcaacaagagaagccacgacaatgagaagcccacgcatcacaacgaagagtagcccccgctcactgcaactagagaaagcccgcgcacagcaacgaagacctaacacaggcaaaaataaataaataaataaaattatttgtttaaaaaagagagaaagaaaatataggcagaacactctttgacataaattgcagcaatatttttttggatctacctcctaaagcaaaggaaataaaagcaaaaataaacaaatggaacctaattatactcaaaaacttttgcacagcaaaggaaaccatcaacaaaacaaaaagacaacctattgaatgggagaaaacatttgcaaatgatatgacagataaggggttaatatccaaaatatataaacagctcatacaactcaacatcaaaaaaacaaacaacctagtttaaaaatgggcagaagacctgaatagacatttttccagcgaagacatacagatggccaacaggcacatgaaaagatactcatcatcgttaatcatcagagaaatgcatggtaaaaccacagtaagatatcacctcacaatggctatcattaaaaaaaaaacaagtagggacttccctggtggcccagtggtaaagaatccgccttccaatgcagggcacgtgggttcaatccctggtcggggaactaagattccacatgccgcggggcaactaagcccacaggccacaactactgagcccgcgtgcctcaactagagagcccacatgccacaaactacagagcccacgtgctctggagtccgagtaccacagctagagagagaaaaaacctacataccacaactagagaagagaaaacccgcacaccacaaccagagaagagaaaaccagcacaccgcaatgaaagatccctcatgcctcatcaaagatcctgcgtgctgcaactaagcaactaagacccgacacagccaaaaaacacaaaacacaaatagatgacctaaatgggaaggaaatccaaaaaaagagggggtatatgtatacatatagctgattcactttgctgtacagtagaaactaatacaacattgtaaagcaactatactccaataaaaaattttttttaaaaccccacaaataccaaatgttggtgaggatgtggagaaaagggaacccttgtacactgttgatgggaatgtaggtgcagccactatggaaaacagtatggaggttcctcaaaaaaattgaaaatagaattgccatatgacccagcgatcccacttctaggtatatattcaaaggaaaggaaatcactatctcaaaaagatatctgcaccctcatgttcattgcaggattacttacaatagccaagatgtggaatcaacccaagtgtccactgatagatgaacggataaagaaaatgtgattgatattaatatatcaataaatatcagagagagaggagagggaattcagccataaaaatgaaagaaatcctGCCTTTTGCAACTAcagggatggaccttgaaggcattatgctaagtgaaataagtcagacacagaaagacaaatcctaTATGATCtcatctatatgtggaatctaaaaaaaccaaactcatagatgcATATTGGTAGTTGCCAGAAGTGGGGTGTGAGAAGGTTGGAAAAATGggtgaaagtggtcaaaaggtacaaacttccagtcataagataaataagttctgggcatgtaatgtacagcatggtgactatagttaacaatacggtattgtatatttgaaacttgctaagagagtagatcttaaaagtaattatcacaagaaaaaaattgtaactatgtgaggggATTGGGTGTTAACTAAgcttattgtggtaattatttggcaatatatatatatcaaattattacattgtatacctaaaactaatacaatattatatgtcaagtatatctcaataacactggggaaaaggggggaaaaatcaCCATAATCCAATATATGTACTAGAAGAATTTAAATAAACTGAATGCTAAAGACCAAAAATGTTCAGCTTTTCTAAGGAACAGTACAAATTCTTCTGTTGATATATTTTAGCTAAAATTTATGTCAATATCCACCTGTAGAATATGGTGTTACAGAACATTCTTACTGGCTCAGAAAACTGAAGATGTGTTaagttttaaacaaagaaatcaaaagaaatttttttacattaaaaaaagcagaaatggaggtttatatatacaacaaaatattattcagcctttaaaagggggatcctaccatttgcaacaacaaggATGAAACTGGAAGGCATCAgcctgagtgaaataagccagacacagaaaggaaaaaccttgcatgatctcacttatctgtagaatctaaaaaaagtcaaatacataGTAGCAGAGAGGAGAATAGTTATTACCAGGTAGGGGGAAGTGAAGGGTAATGGGGAGATaatggtcaaaggatacaaagttGCAGTTATGCAGGATAAGTAAGTCTAGAGATCTAAcctacaacatgatgactatagttaacactgtattgaatactggaaatttactaagagagtagatttcatGTGCtctcaccacatacacacacaaaaatgctaACTATACAAGATAGGTTAGCTTGACCATAATCATGTCACTGTGTATATCAAATCATGAtggacaccttaaatatatacaatttatattttaaaaataaattgcatttcATTATGTAATAGACGTGTAACTTCGTAGAGTTACCTAACCCCTGTAAGCTTCGATTTACTGACTTGAAAATGAGGTTATTTattcatagggttattgtgaggagtaAGTAATGTTCTATATTAGAGTTTCCTCAAGCTTTGGAATTCTGATTATAAATCCCAAAGTCTGAGACTACCGAGAAAGCAGGTGTAAGAAAGGAACTTGCTTCCAAGTGGAAAAAGCACTAACTGGGAGTTAGGATATCTCCCGGGAGGGATTCACTACCATTCAGCTGTGTAGCAATGGGCAATCACTTACTTCTGAACATCTGTACAGTTTTTATCTCCCCTGTCCTTGTACTGAGTAAACCAGGGAATCTGAGGAGGCCTAACTGGGCGGAGAAGTTAAGCCTTCTTCGGCTTTTCCCTGTCTGCTGCTCAGGCCTAAAACCACGCAACAGCACACCGCGCTCTTAAAGCGCGTAGTGGTGCGCTGGGGTTTTTTCGGCCACGAGATGGCAGCATTCTCCCAACTGCCCACACACGTACAATTTGCAACCGTAAGCCCCGTTTAAATAGGAGAACAGAACACCAGAGTCCTGGGTTCaccttccattttctctttcggGTGGGCCCTGATGCGTTTCATTAAAACAGCGGTTTATCAAAGCTCGTTGGGCAGCCACGGCCGAGAGCGCGGGTTCTCGCGAGATCGCCGCCGGAAGTGGGTGGCAGCGGAGACGCAGAGACTCTCCTTTCCGGAAGGCGAGTGTTTCTCCGTAGCGCCTGCAACCGTCTATCCCACGGCGCTCTCCCCCGAGAAAGAACTCACCGGTCGCCGCCTTCCCAGCCCCGAGCTCGCACCTTCGGCTTCCCCGGCTGCACAGCTGCACGGCCCGGCTGTCGGACCCCCCGCAACCCCCGGCCCCTCTCTCCCTCCGACCGCGCTGCAGTTAGGCCGCGCCCTGAGGCCCAGTCCGCGGCAGCTCCGGCGGGTGATGCCAAATACAGCCATGAAGAAAAAGGTGCTGTTGATGGGGAAGAGCGGGTCGGGGAAGACCAGCATGAGGTCCATTATCTTTGCCAATTACATCGCTCGCGATACCCGGCGCCTGGGTGCCACCATTGATGTGGAGCACTCCCACGTCCGATTTCTCGGCAACCTGGTGCTGAATCTGTGGGACTGTGGCGGTCAGGACACCTTCATGGAAAATTACTTCACCAGCCAGCGAGACAACATCTTCCGTAATGTCGAGGTTCTGATTTACGTGTTCGACGTGGAGAGCCGCGAACTGGAAAAGGACATGCATTATTACCAGTCGTGTCTGGAAGCCATCCTCCAGAACTCTCCTGATGCCAAAATCTTCTGCCTGGTGCACAAAATGGATCTGGTTCAGGAGGATCAGCGTGACCTGATTTTTAAAGAGCGAGAGGAAGACCTGAGGCGTTTGTCTCGCCCGCTGGAGTGTGCCTGTTTTCGAACATCCATCTGGGATGAAACGCTCTACAAAGCCTGGTCCAGTATTGTCTATCAGCTGATTCCCAATGTTCAGCAGCTGGAGATGAACCTCAGGAATTTTGCCCAGATTATTGAGGCCGATGAAGTTCTGCTGTTCGAGAGAGCGACGTTCTTGGTCATTTCCCATTACCAGTGCAAAGAGCAGCGTGACGTCCACCGATTCGAGAAGATCAGCAACATTATTAAGCAGTTCAAGCTGAGCTGCAGTAAATTGGCCGCTTCTTTCCAGAGCATGGAAGTTAGGAATTCTAACTTCGCTGCGTTCATCGACATCTTCACATCAAACACGTACGTGATGGTGGTTATGTCAGATCCGTCGATCCCTTCTGCAGCTACTCTGATCAACATTCGCAATGCCAGGAAACACTTTGAGAAGCTGGAGAGAGTGGATGGTCCCAAGCACAGCCTTCTTATGCGTTGAATATTGCCAAAATGCGCTCTCTGAAAATGCTGAATTGccttccccctttttcttttaatattcataATGTCGTGTGCTTAAAAGTGGGCTTTGAAATGTGTGCTGCTTACTTCTTCcatccctttcttcccttctccccagtCTTTAAGCCTTGGACGCTATTTACTCAGCTATCCAGTAGAGCTTCAAGATGGCCTTTCTGAAAAGTTGGTATGGTGTTAACACTAAAGTAGGTggtggtgtatgtgtgtatgtgtgttctgaTTACCTGgttataatagatatacacatcAAAGCCTTTACAATATCTTCCTGTATTCCTTACAAGGTTGCAAAGGTGGAATGTTATTTTATCAGCAAGgtattaaaatgcatttataaattcTTTTTGGCTTCAACCATGAATAAACATTTGCTGTTAGCAATTTAAAATATGGtcttatttgaaataatttgaagGTGGTTAATATTAAAGCTATAGATTCTGACTGCCCGCAAGTATTGCTTAATTGGTAAGTTTGATTTTCTGATCTTGGCTCCCATCACCTTAACGATGTTTCACAGCAACTGTAGCAGTGTGGTTAAGAGAACGGTCTCTGGAGCTAGACCACCTGAGCTGAGTTAGTATTCTAGTCCcttcacttactagctctgtgaactGGGCAAGGTACTTAATTTTACTGtgcttgtttcctcatttgtaaaatatggaTAAGGATAGCACTACTTCATTGGGTtaagattaaattaaaacaacatggaAAACATTTAGAATGGtacctggcacatactaagtaATGTCAGCTGTCAATACCACCCACTGAGCCAttcttcctccccactcccaaatTACTGGATGTGAAGCCTAGCTAAATATTTAAGCCCTTACTAAATCCCAGGTATTCTTAAATACTTGATGTGCATTTTCTTACTCAATCCTCACAACCTGTGAGGTAGATTACTTTTATCTgttaatagatgagaaaactggtatGACCTTATAAGGTTATACAGCTGAACCTAGGCAGTATAATTGCAGATCCTCCCCCTCTCCTAACCGTTACATGCCACTACTAACTCCATTGACAGAAAAGTTCATCATAAAAATCCTAGCTTTTTAGCTGTAAATTATTCCTTCATATAAGTTCCCTTATTTTATAGATTGAGTAAACTAAAGCCAGGAAGTTAAGTGACTTCTCTCAAAGAATAGTGTTTCGCTTTGGGCAAGATCACTTTCCCATCTGTATTTGTCTGGAAATTGGATAATTTTGTATCAGATTCTTAGATTACATACTTTTGGGAATGAATTCTAAGGTTCCTATTTTGAATTGGCAGTGTGGTATAGTGAAATCAAAAAACAGACCTAAATTGCCCCGTTTCAGCCGCCTCATAGATTGTTTTAAATGAAATCTAAGTATCTTAGAGCCGAAACACCTCTGATCAACTCCTCTCacctctcattttacaaatgaggcatTATCTCTATTTACAGACATTAAATATAAGTGATAGGGAATTTCCAAACCTTTATAaagttatttaacatttattaaatcctTTATAGCAGCACCTGTGAATGACAAGATCCCTACCCATAAAGAGCAAGAAGCTGTTCAGATATGTTATTAAGCTAGTCTAATTAGGGCCTTTGGCAACAAACTAATATAGACTCCAAATGAACTCTGAGGGtatatatgtacttttaaaaatcattttagggcttccctggtggtgcagtggttaagaatccgcctgccagtgcaggggacacgggttcgagccctggtccaggaaaatcccacgtgccgtggcgcaactaagcccgtgcgccacgactactgagcctacgctctagagcccccgtgtcacaactactgaagcctgcgcgcctagagcccgtgctccgcaacaagagaaaccaccgtaatgagaagcccgcacaccactatgaagagtagcccccgctcgacgcaactagagaaagcccgtgagcagtaTCAAACACACAgcgccgccaaaaataaataaataaaattaatttattaaaaaaaaatcattttaaaatacatttaataaatcTAGAGCTAGGTGGTATGAACGTTTATTCAAGACTAGtatgtaaaacatttacagaTAGTCCCATGGAGGactcacaaatattttaaattcaggaTGTGGATTTAACATTCACAGTGCATAAGGCAAAAGGTTTATCAACTATGTATCTGCAACTTAACGTGAAAGAGAATTTTACTTTAGCAAATACTTTCTTTACATTAAGGAAAATGTCCTTAAacatatcttctttaattttagtATACTCAGAGTAGGGGAAAAACAGGGTTTCCTTTTATACAGGTCTcaagaatttaaataaaattgactCCATAGATCAAGTTTAAGAAACACATGGTAAAGAATGGTttcaaaataattgtatttttgttttcaattaaatTCCCCCAAATTGATTTTAACAAATAGTCTTTATTCCACTTGGTAACATTTTTCATGTTAAGCAACATTATATGCTTGTcctctttaaacatttaaaacaattagGACATAGGGGCATTATCTGAAGTTTCAAACTGATAGAGAAGTCAGTTTACACACCTTCATCTTATGAATAGTGATTAAAACAAGGTATATTCTGCTGTGAATGTAATGAGAAAAAGCACTCTTACAGCAATAAAGTAGCCCTCCCTCTTTACCATTACTTTAATTCCATCACAcagaaggcaaagaaaacaatTCCAATACTTCAATATTGATCTGCTAAGGATGATCTATGGCCCTTGGAGTATATGTATGTATggacacaccccacacacacatctACGTAAGTATATGTCTGTATGTATTTAATCAATACAACTGGAGAAGTCACATACAACcatgaaaaaatacaataaaagcaataaatgaaaaatactaaGTGAATAAAAGTTAACATAAGCCATAGGAGATTTCAGAGAAGGGACAGTCCCATGGATAAGAGACTAAAACTTCAAGGTGAAAGTGAGATTTGTTCTGAACCCTCAAGGACAAACTATAACTGTGAAAGGCTGGGAGGTGAAGGTAGGATATTCCAGCTTCAGAACTGTGcattaagatttttaaagacaCATGCCCACCAAAgcatttcagtaaaaaaaaaaaaaaaagggagatcaTAGTGGAAGGGGGAAAAGAGGAATCTATGGAGAAGACCTTATATGCCTTTAAATTTGAACTCAATTCTGGAATTAACAATGAACCATTAATGGAATTTTAAACCAAGAAATGATATGGTCAAAGCAGTCCCTTAAGGTCAAAAGGCAGGTATGCAGGCAATATTGGATAAGGAAGAGGAGTCATAATCAAAATGGTTTAGGAGAAAGTGACAAATCTATTATACTTTTGTTTATACTACTGGCATACAAAGGACAGGGAAGAATGCCAAAAACTGTCAGCCTATCACAGGTGTGACTCACTTAACAACGATGTGGTTTTTGTAAATCCATTAATATCCAAAGATATTTTGGTCTTGTGATTCCCAGTAATTCAGGGCCCACACTTACTGGTGAACTTCAGCTTCCTTATCAGAGAGCTAAGATCTCTAAAGCAGAATGTAATAGTGTACCTAACTTCTTTAAGATACCCCAGAGCTAAATGTGAATCTGTATCCCCTAGCAGTGGCTCTCAAGCTTTTTATTGAGCCTAAGAATTACCAGGGAAgctatttaaaatgcagatttccaatCCTCACTTTGGACCTACAGAATATATTTCTTAAGATGTATCCCAGGTAATTCCTCAAGTCCATCTTAGACCTAAGTCATTTAAGCTCCCTAGCTTTGGTATCATAACCTGTAAAATAGGTACAATATAACTATCTTACAGAggtataagaattaaatgatataTGTATTATTAAGTATCCAGGAATAGCTCTGGCATTTTGTAGATGCTAATATGATAGCTCTACCTTCTTAGCATGTTAATTTTGGATTTACCGATACTATGTTTCTTAAGACTAGAGGACAGTTTCCCAGTAGACTTACACAGTCCCTATTTGTTCTGTTAATAAAAGAATATGGCACCTTAGGAGaagcttttctcttcctctttcttttccactGCAAAGAAGGTAGTTATTTGTGCTTTTCTTCTGTCATTTCTCACAAAAAAAGACTGGCCTTCAAACTTGGATCAAACAAGCAACACAGAGAAAGTAAGCCAAAATGAGTGAAGAAAGACGAAGTATTAGCCCATCCACTTCCAGAACTCTTCCCTTCaacttttctcctcttcttgccAGTTTCTTGGCAAACTGGACAAGGCTGTGATGGTTAAGAGTTGAGGCTAGACACAGGGCTGCTGCAGGTGCTACCACCCTTCCAGTGTGTGCTTAACCTCCTGGTTCGCAGAGGGCAATGTCATGTATTCACTTGGATGCTAAAGACAAGCCCTTTTCTTGGCCAGGGGGTCTGACTACATGAGGCAGGACACTATACAGGAGGCCTCACATCTGACTCCCATTTAGAGTACTGAAGGCCCACTCCTGCAGCCATATCCTACATCCTGGCCTTTTAGTTACTTCTAGGAGGTCTTGTTGGTATATTAAGGAAGGAAAATAGGGTCAAATCCTAGCTTCACTACTGACTTAGCTGTGTAACActgaacaagttatttaaccccAAATTCAATTTTCTCAAGTTAATTTGAAGCTATTCTGTAGGCAGTGGGGAACTGATGGTTTTTCAGGAGGAAAGTAACAATCAAAATTAGCTCCcttaacctgctgtatagcacagggagctcagcttggtgctctgtgatggcctagttgggtgggatggtgggtggggggcagggaggtccaagagggaggggatgtgtgtatgaatatagctgattcacttcactgtgcagcagaaactaacacaacattgtaaagcaattatactccaataaaaaatttttaaaaataaaaaaattaaaaaaaaattagctccCTTCCCCAAAAACAGTGCCcctccaaaaaaaaccaaacacagactaattttttaatttacattttttgttaaaataaaaaactagagTTAAATTCTCAAAGTCTAAATTAGACTAAATATAAAACTGctatacaacccactgaatggATTTATAGTTAGTGTCCCTCAAAAGTATCTAGTCATCTtccacctttttccttttttctaaattcattctGCTCCAGTCTTCACTATCATCACATGCACTTTATTCCATCAAACATCATTTTTCAGGATCAACCTACCTGAATAATCATTAAGCCTCTTTAGAGCTTTCCCAAACTTATACTTTATCATTTTGATTATACACCCCAAAGCATTACTTTCCTCACTTTTTTTGTTTAGTACCAGAATGttgtaaaaagaaacaataaaagttGTTTATTTCCCTAAAAAGAAAGATCAGTATATCCAATGGCTATTAAGTTAACCACTTAATAAAACACATCAAAAACTACTCATCCTTATGTTAATTAACTGAAATTAGAACATACTGAATTAACCTAATACTTTGCCATTTACTTCATGCTTACAAGATTATGCAAGAAACCAAAATGGCTTCTCATAACTTGTTTGCTTTCCAAATACTTCACATTTCAACCCCATATCCatacagagagagaaaatccaAACATACTCTCCTTACTTAAAATCAGTAGAGAAGGCTAAAAAGCATTATTTAGGACTTTTTTAGACCCTGAAAAAGTTACACTTCCAATGTGTATTTAAATTACAAATGTTTTTATCCTGTGACATTGCTTCAACTTAAGTTCATCATAGTTAAGTTGACTGGGCTACTGCTTCATCTTTCAAGTCAGATGGAGATTCTTTTGCATCAAGGCTCTTATTCAAGATTTCTTCTTCTGCAAAATTgacttcaaaaagagaaaaaagggtaAGCAAACAttatgaagaaaatataggacAAATTCCAAGTAGTAGCAAATTTCAGTAAAAAGTTCACATGCAAATATGTAACTGCAATAAAATTACCattattctgggacttccctggtggcacagtggttaagaatctgcctgccaatgcaggggacacaggttcctgccctggtctgggaacatcccacatgccgcagagcaactaagcccgtgcgccacaactactgagcctgcactccagagcccgtgagccacagctactgaagcctgcatgcatacagcccgtgctctgcaacaagagaagccaccgcaatgagaaggctgcgcaccacaacaaacagtagcccccactcgcaacaattagagaaagcccgcgcgcagcaacaaagacccaactcggccaaaaatacagaaatgaattaaaaaaaaaaaagtaagatgggAGTAGGATGGGCCCTTAACCTAcaggactgatgtccttataagaaggtaCACAGAACACAAGGGGAGAataccatgtgaagatggaggcagaaatgtgttatgctgccacaagccaaagaacaccTGGAGGTTATCAGAAGCTAGAAGAGTCAAGAAGGATCATCCTCTagtgcaggggtccccaacccccgggccgtggaCCACTACcagtccgcagcctgttaggaaccaggccgcacagcaggtgagtggcaggcgagcGAGCgaggcttcatctgccgctccccatcgctcataTTACCACCtgaacctccccacccccccaccatggAAAAATTGCCTTCCAAGAAACTGGTCCccggtgccaaaaagtttggggaccgctgctctagtgGCTTCAGAGGGAACACGGccatgccaacaccttgattctgaatcctagcctccagaacttgtTTTCTCCAGAGAcaaaaaatttctgttgtcttaagccacccagtttgtggtacattgtcacggcagccctaggaaagtaATACAATGACCTACCTTGTTTTGTCACTGCACCCCCATCAAATTATTTCAAACAAAATCACAGAtactatattcttttatttttttttttaaattcaaatttatttatttatttatttattggctgtgttgggtcttcgttgctgcgcacaggctttctctagttgcagcgagcggagactactcttcattgcggtgtgtgggcttctcactgcggtggcttctcttgttgcggagcacgggctctaggtgcatgggcttcagttgttgtggcacatgggctcagtagctgtggctcgcaggctctagagcgcaggctcagtagttgtggtgtgtgggcttagttactccacggcatgtgggatattcctggaccagggaacgaacctgtgtcccctacattggcaggcagattctcaaccactgcgccaccagggaagtcccactatatTATAATGATATTTAACATAGCGTTTCTCAACTTTTTTAGAACCACCTTCCATTAgccaaaaagattttgacaaggTTTACTTTCAGTAGTTTGTGTTACAAAAGCAACAGGTTTcgggcttttggttttgttttccaccCCTGTCCCATACCAATTGTAAGCTATATAAAAATCACTAGACATTCTGAAAGTACCCATAAAAATGATGGGTTCACTCTTCTCATCCTAGGTGAAGGAATAAGGAGCATATTTTGTCACATTAACAATAAAGATCGTGTAACATTCACTGCATGCTATTTTTAGGAGAAGGTGAGAGAAAACTTCAGCAGGTTAATACGCACATTATCTACTTAAATCTTACCTGTTAAATTAGGTAGAAGTTCTCCAAGACTACATGGTATTGTGGTCCTCAATCTTTGTTCCACTGGAGAAAACTTAATTAGTGGTGAAAGAGACCGTTTTCTCTCACCAAGGGACATGCGTGAAGATGGTTTTGTATAGTCAATGTGCAAATCATGAGTGCCCAAAAAGTTAAGCATATCATCAGTTTGCATGTATTGGGAAGTAAGGCTCAATTctggtttgtgtctttcaagtGTTTCAGGATTAGAGAGGCAAATTTCTTCCCTTTGCTTGGACAGAGATTTCTTCAGAGCCTCATATCCACTGCAAGTAGCCTGTAAATTAAAGTCTGATTCTGGAGTATTCTGTCTTCCTCCCACAGCACCTTCTGGGAAAATGCCACTGTGCATAGGACTATTTGGTTCCAGTTTAAAATTGGCCTCTGTACTACTGGAGCTATTAAGACTTAAGTGACCAACTTCTTCTGGAAGAGTTTCATGTAATATGCCAAAATCACTATCTTTAAAACTGGAACTAATTCCACTTGATATCTGAAAAGAGTTCCATAACATACTTTTATGCATGGAAAGATCTTTGTAAGAAGCTTTCGAGTGGTCTGATATTTTAATATACTCTTCTTCACTGCGACCTATCACATCTCTCCTACTGCCTACAGCAGGGGAGAATGTCTCTATTTGGCTAGTTTCTAAAAACTTGTTCTGTAAAGCTGTACATTCCAAATCTTGCTTACAAATTATGTCCTTATTTAACAAATCTGACAG
It contains:
- the RRAGA gene encoding ras-related GTP-binding protein A, producing MPNTAMKKKVLLMGKSGSGKTSMRSIIFANYIARDTRRLGATIDVEHSHVRFLGNLVLNLWDCGGQDTFMENYFTSQRDNIFRNVEVLIYVFDVESRELEKDMHYYQSCLEAILQNSPDAKIFCLVHKMDLVQEDQRDLIFKEREEDLRRLSRPLECACFRTSIWDETLYKAWSSIVYQLIPNVQQLEMNLRNFAQIIEADEVLLFERATFLVISHYQCKEQRDVHRFEKISNIIKQFKLSCSKLAASFQSMEVRNSNFAAFIDIFTSNTYVMVVMSDPSIPSAATLINIRNARKHFEKLERVDGPKHSLLMR